One window from the genome of Actinoplanes teichomyceticus ATCC 31121 encodes:
- the uvrA gene encoding excinuclease ABC subunit UvrA, whose amino-acid sequence MADRLTIRGAREHNLRDVNLDLPRDAMIVFTGLSGSGKSSLAFDTIFAEGQRRYVESLSSYARQFLGQMDKPDVDFIEGLSPAVSIDQKSTSRNPRSTVGTITEVYDYLRLLFARTGIPHCPVCGERISKQTPQQIVDRVLAMPEGTRFMVLSPVVRGRKGEYVDLFAELQAKGYARARVDGVVHPLTEPPKLKKQEKHTIEVVVDRLSVKASSKQRLTDSVESALGLSGGVILLDFVDLPEGDPERERRFSEHLACPNDHPLAIEDLEPRVFSFNAPYGACPECSGLGTKKEVDPELIIPDEEKSLNQGAIQPWSGGTTQEYFLRLLEALAKAEGFSLDAPWRALPSRAQKTILYGADDQVHVRYRNKYGRERSYYTGFEGVVQWIERRHNDTESDWSREKYEGYMRDVPCSVCGGARLKPEVLAVTVAGKSIAEVCNLSVGECAELLAGLQLDDRQKMIAERVLKEINARLRFLVDVGLDYLSLDRGAGTLSGGEAQRIRLATQIGSGLVGVLYVLDEPSIGLHQRDNHRLIETLVRLRNLGNTLIVVEHDEDTIRTADWIVDIGPGAGEHGGKIVHSGTVEGLLANEHSPTGAYLSGRKSIPVPSGRRPQTPGREVVVHGAREHNLRNLTVPFPLGQFIAVTGVSGSGKSTLVNDILHTVMANQINGARQVPGRHTKVTGLENVDKVVGVDQSPIGRTPRSNPATYTGVFDHIRKLFAETAEAKVRGYGPGRFSFNVKGGRCENCSGDGTIKIEMNFLPDVYVPCEVCKGARYNRETLEVHYKGKTISEVLEMPIEEAAGFFEAMPAIHRHLRTLVDVGLGYVRLGQPATTLSGGEAQRVKLASELQKRSTGRTVYVLDEPTTGLHFEDIRKLLLVLNGLVDKGNTVITIEHNLDVIKTADWLIDMGPEGGSKGGLVLAAGTPEELAEVPESHTGQFLRHMLGLEGEPTGSPAATARAAKANGERATGSRAAGATKPRAARSRAKAAV is encoded by the coding sequence GTGGCCGACCGACTGACTATTCGTGGCGCTCGCGAGCACAACCTTCGCGACGTCAACCTTGATCTGCCCCGCGACGCCATGATCGTCTTCACCGGGCTCTCCGGTTCGGGCAAGTCCAGCCTCGCGTTCGACACGATCTTCGCCGAGGGACAGCGCCGTTACGTCGAGTCGCTCTCGTCGTACGCGCGGCAGTTCCTCGGCCAGATGGACAAGCCGGACGTCGACTTCATCGAGGGCCTGTCCCCGGCCGTCTCGATCGACCAGAAATCGACCTCGCGCAACCCGCGCTCGACCGTGGGCACCATCACCGAGGTCTACGACTACCTGCGACTGCTGTTCGCCCGCACCGGCATCCCGCACTGCCCGGTCTGCGGCGAGCGGATCAGCAAGCAGACCCCGCAGCAGATCGTCGACCGGGTGCTCGCCATGCCGGAGGGCACCCGGTTCATGGTGCTCTCGCCGGTCGTCCGGGGCCGCAAGGGGGAATATGTCGATCTCTTCGCCGAGCTCCAGGCCAAGGGTTACGCCCGGGCCCGGGTCGACGGCGTGGTGCACCCGCTCACCGAGCCGCCGAAACTGAAGAAGCAGGAGAAGCACACCATCGAGGTGGTGGTCGACCGGCTCAGCGTCAAGGCGAGCAGCAAGCAGCGCCTGACCGACTCGGTGGAGTCCGCGCTCGGGCTGTCCGGCGGCGTGATCCTGCTCGACTTCGTCGACCTGCCGGAGGGCGACCCGGAGCGTGAACGCCGCTTCTCCGAGCACCTGGCCTGCCCGAACGACCACCCGCTGGCGATCGAGGACCTCGAACCCCGGGTGTTCTCCTTCAACGCGCCCTACGGCGCCTGTCCCGAGTGCTCCGGCCTCGGCACGAAGAAGGAGGTCGACCCGGAGCTGATCATCCCGGACGAGGAGAAGAGCCTCAACCAGGGCGCGATCCAGCCGTGGTCCGGCGGCACCACCCAGGAGTACTTCCTGCGCCTGCTGGAGGCGCTGGCCAAGGCCGAGGGCTTCAGCCTGGACGCGCCCTGGCGGGCGCTGCCCAGCCGGGCGCAGAAGACCATCCTGTACGGCGCCGACGACCAGGTCCACGTGCGGTACCGCAACAAGTACGGCCGGGAGCGCTCCTACTACACCGGCTTCGAGGGCGTGGTGCAGTGGATCGAGCGGCGCCACAACGACACCGAGAGCGACTGGTCGCGCGAGAAGTACGAGGGGTACATGCGCGACGTGCCCTGCTCGGTCTGCGGCGGCGCCCGGCTCAAGCCGGAGGTGCTGGCGGTGACCGTGGCCGGCAAGAGCATCGCCGAGGTGTGCAACCTGTCCGTCGGCGAGTGCGCCGAGCTGCTCGCCGGGCTCCAGCTCGACGACCGGCAGAAGATGATCGCCGAGCGGGTGCTCAAGGAGATCAACGCCCGCCTGCGCTTCCTGGTCGACGTCGGCCTGGACTACCTCTCGCTCGACCGGGGCGCCGGCACCCTCTCCGGCGGCGAGGCGCAGCGCATCCGGCTCGCCACCCAGATCGGCTCCGGCCTGGTCGGCGTGCTCTACGTGCTGGACGAGCCGTCCATCGGGCTGCACCAGCGGGACAACCACCGGCTGATCGAGACCCTGGTCCGGCTGCGCAACCTGGGCAACACGCTGATCGTGGTGGAGCACGACGAGGACACCATCCGCACCGCGGACTGGATCGTCGACATCGGCCCGGGCGCCGGGGAGCACGGCGGCAAGATCGTGCACAGCGGGACGGTCGAGGGCCTGCTGGCCAACGAGCACTCGCCGACCGGGGCGTACCTCTCCGGGCGCAAGTCGATCCCGGTGCCGTCCGGCCGGCGGCCGCAGACCCCGGGCCGGGAGGTGGTCGTGCACGGGGCGCGGGAGCACAACCTGCGCAACCTCACCGTGCCGTTCCCGCTCGGCCAGTTCATCGCGGTCACCGGGGTCAGCGGCTCCGGCAAGTCGACGCTGGTCAACGACATCCTGCACACCGTCATGGCGAACCAGATCAACGGCGCCCGCCAGGTTCCCGGCCGGCACACCAAGGTCACCGGGCTGGAGAACGTGGACAAGGTCGTCGGGGTGGACCAGTCGCCGATCGGGCGTACCCCGCGGTCCAACCCGGCCACCTACACCGGTGTCTTCGACCACATCCGCAAGCTGTTCGCGGAGACCGCCGAGGCCAAGGTGCGGGGCTACGGCCCGGGCCGGTTCTCGTTCAACGTCAAGGGCGGCCGCTGCGAGAACTGCTCCGGCGACGGCACCATCAAGATCGAGATGAACTTCCTGCCGGACGTGTACGTCCCGTGCGAGGTGTGCAAGGGCGCCCGGTACAACCGGGAGACCCTGGAGGTGCACTACAAGGGCAAGACCATCTCCGAGGTGCTGGAGATGCCGATCGAGGAGGCGGCGGGCTTCTTCGAGGCGATGCCGGCCATCCACCGGCACCTGCGCACCCTGGTCGACGTCGGGCTGGGCTACGTCCGGCTCGGCCAGCCCGCGACCACCCTCTCCGGTGGTGAGGCGCAGCGCGTCAAGCTCGCCTCCGAGCTGCAGAAACGCTCCACCGGCCGGACCGTCTACGTGCTCGACGAGCCGACCACCGGCCTGCACTTCGAGGACATCCGCAAGCTGCTGCTGGTGCTCAACGGGCTGGTCGACAAGGGCAACACGGTGATCACGATCGAGCACAACCTCGACGTGATCAAGACCGCGGACTGGCTGATCGACATGGGCCCGGAGGGGGGCAGCAAGGGCGGCCTGGTGCTGGCCGCCGGGACGCCGGAGGAGCTGGCCGAGGTGCCGGAGAGTCACACCGGGCAGTTCCTGCGTCACATGCTGGGCCTGGAGGGCGAGCCGACCGGGTCGCCGGCCGCGACCGCGCGGGCGGCCAAGGCCAACGGGGAGCGGGCGACCGGGTCCCGGGCGGCCGGCGCGACCAAGCCGCGGGCGGCGCGGTCGCGGGCCAAGGCCGCGGTCTGA
- the rapZ gene encoding RNase adapter RapZ: MSEFGSGDVVDPDEAGTDLVVVTGLSGGGRSTVARALENVGFYVVDNLPQALMLEMAELAFAAGGAARRTAMVLDVRSRAFSTDLAGAVRALKERGFSPRVVFVDADDEVLIRRFESVRRSHPLQGDGRLADGIAAERKLLAEAREQADVIIDTSHLNVNQLRRRVEELFGGEDARKLRITVLSFGFKYGLPPDADYVLDARFLPNPFWVPELREHTGLEEGVSSYVLGQEGATDFVATYAGLIAATAPGFEREGKRYLTVAIGCTGGKHRSVAIAEELTSRLSGMRLSAHTSHRDLGRE; this comes from the coding sequence ATGTCCGAGTTCGGATCCGGCGACGTGGTCGACCCGGACGAGGCCGGCACCGACCTGGTGGTGGTCACCGGCTTGTCCGGGGGTGGCCGCAGCACGGTGGCCCGGGCCCTGGAGAACGTCGGATTCTACGTGGTCGACAACCTGCCGCAGGCGCTGATGCTGGAGATGGCCGAGCTGGCCTTCGCCGCCGGCGGCGCGGCCCGGCGTACCGCGATGGTGCTGGACGTGCGCAGCCGCGCGTTCTCCACCGACCTGGCCGGCGCGGTGCGGGCGCTCAAGGAGCGCGGCTTCTCGCCGCGGGTGGTGTTCGTGGACGCCGACGACGAGGTGCTGATCCGGCGCTTCGAGTCGGTGCGCCGTTCGCACCCGCTGCAGGGCGACGGCCGGCTGGCCGACGGGATCGCCGCCGAGCGCAAGCTGCTCGCCGAGGCACGCGAGCAGGCCGATGTGATCATCGACACCAGCCACCTGAACGTCAACCAGCTCCGCCGCCGGGTGGAGGAGCTGTTCGGCGGGGAGGACGCCCGCAAACTACGGATCACCGTGCTGTCCTTCGGCTTCAAGTACGGCCTGCCCCCGGACGCCGACTACGTGCTCGACGCCCGGTTCCTGCCCAACCCGTTCTGGGTGCCGGAGCTGCGCGAGCACACCGGCCTGGAGGAGGGCGTGAGCAGCTACGTGCTGGGCCAGGAGGGCGCCACCGACTTCGTGGCGACCTACGCCGGCCTGATCGCGGCCACCGCGCCCGGGTTCGAGCGGGAGGGCAAGCGCTACCTGACCGTGGCCATCGGGTGCACCGGTGGCAAGCACCGCAGCGTGGCGATCGCCGAGGAGTTGACGTCGCGGCTGAGCGGGATGCGCCTGTCGGCGCACACCTCGCACCGCGACCTGGGGCGCGAGTGA
- the gap gene encoding type I glyceraldehyde-3-phosphate dehydrogenase: MTIRVGINGFGRIGRNFFRAVLASGADIEIVGVNDLTDNNTLAHLLKYDSILGRLGEEVKATADEITVGGKTFKAFAERDPNNLPWGDLGADVVIESTGFFTDATKAKAHVDKGAKKVIISAPAKNEDITIVMGVNDNLYDAAKHTVISNASCTTNCLAPMAKVLNDTIGIEKGLMTTIHAYTQDQNLQDGPHKDLRRARAAALNIVPTSTGAAKAVSLVLPELKGKLDGFALRVPIPTGSATDLTFTAARDTTVEEVNGAIKAAAEGALKGFLTYTEDAIVSADIVTDPASCIFDAGLTKVIGGNQVKVVGWYDNEWGYSNRLVDLVKLVGA, from the coding sequence GTGACCATCCGGGTTGGCATCAACGGCTTCGGCCGTATCGGCCGTAACTTCTTCCGGGCGGTGCTCGCCTCCGGTGCGGACATCGAGATCGTCGGTGTGAACGACCTCACCGACAACAACACTCTCGCGCACCTGCTGAAGTACGACAGCATCCTTGGCCGCCTGGGCGAGGAGGTCAAGGCCACCGCTGACGAGATCACCGTCGGTGGCAAGACCTTCAAGGCGTTCGCCGAGCGTGACCCGAACAACCTGCCCTGGGGCGACCTGGGTGCCGACGTCGTCATCGAGTCGACCGGTTTCTTCACCGACGCCACCAAGGCCAAGGCGCACGTCGACAAGGGCGCGAAGAAGGTCATCATCTCGGCGCCGGCCAAGAACGAGGACATCACGATCGTGATGGGCGTCAACGACAACCTGTACGACGCCGCCAAGCACACGGTCATCTCGAACGCCTCGTGCACCACCAACTGCCTCGCCCCGATGGCGAAGGTCCTGAACGACACGATCGGGATCGAGAAGGGTCTGATGACCACGATCCACGCGTACACCCAGGACCAGAACCTGCAGGACGGCCCGCACAAGGACCTGCGTCGCGCCCGCGCCGCTGCCCTGAACATCGTGCCGACCTCGACCGGCGCCGCCAAGGCCGTCAGCCTGGTGCTGCCGGAGCTCAAGGGCAAGCTGGACGGCTTCGCGCTGCGGGTGCCGATCCCCACCGGCTCGGCCACCGACCTGACCTTCACCGCCGCCCGTGACACCACGGTCGAGGAGGTCAACGGCGCGATCAAGGCTGCCGCCGAGGGTGCGCTCAAGGGCTTCCTGACCTACACCGAGGACGCCATCGTGTCCGCGGACATCGTCACCGACCCGGCCTCCTGCATCTTCGACGCCGGCCTGACCAAGGTCATCGGCGGCAACCAGGTCAAGGTCGTCGGCTGGTACGACAACGAGTGGGGCTACTCGAACCGCCTCGTCGACCTGGTCAAGCTCGTCGGGGCCTGA
- a CDS encoding gluconeogenesis factor YvcK family protein — MTAAVGGRADRPIRVVAFGGGHGLSASLRALRHAATELELDLTAIVTVGDDGGSSGRLRVERDALLPPGDLRQALAALADEHPTTQLTATLMQHRFVAMPEPGAGHLPPVVRGPRLERRADRSKDTLAGHTVGNLLLLGLMEMLGDPVRALDHAAAMVGACGRVLPMALHAVGIEADVAGTDPARPGDTVTVRGQHSVAVADGRVEAVRLEPADPPACPQAVEAVLAADWLIFGPGSWYTSVLPHLLVPGLARAIVASPARRLVTLNLGTDKETHGLSAAGHLVTLQRYLPELRVDAVLADVKWAGEPEPVRAAAQRMGAELVLAPVAVDDGSPRHDPEALGVALVPVLGAAR, encoded by the coding sequence GTGACCGCCGCGGTCGGCGGCCGAGCGGACCGGCCGATCCGCGTGGTGGCGTTCGGTGGCGGGCACGGGCTCAGCGCCTCGCTGCGCGCGCTGCGGCACGCCGCCACCGAACTGGAGCTGGACCTGACCGCGATCGTCACGGTCGGCGACGACGGCGGCTCCAGCGGCCGCCTGCGGGTCGAGCGGGACGCCCTGCTGCCCCCGGGCGACCTGCGCCAGGCGCTCGCGGCGCTGGCCGACGAGCATCCCACGACGCAGCTGACCGCGACGCTGATGCAGCACCGGTTCGTGGCGATGCCCGAGCCGGGCGCCGGGCACCTGCCCCCGGTCGTCCGCGGGCCCCGGCTGGAGCGGCGGGCCGACCGTTCCAAGGACACCCTGGCCGGGCACACGGTCGGCAACCTGCTGCTGCTGGGGTTGATGGAGATGCTCGGCGACCCGGTGCGGGCGCTGGACCACGCGGCCGCGATGGTCGGCGCGTGCGGGCGGGTGCTGCCGATGGCGTTGCACGCGGTCGGCATCGAGGCGGATGTGGCCGGCACCGACCCGGCCCGTCCGGGTGACACGGTGACCGTGCGCGGCCAGCACTCGGTGGCGGTCGCCGACGGCCGGGTGGAGGCGGTCCGCCTGGAGCCGGCCGACCCGCCGGCCTGCCCGCAGGCGGTGGAGGCGGTGCTGGCCGCCGACTGGCTGATCTTCGGGCCGGGGAGCTGGTACACCAGCGTGCTGCCGCATCTGCTGGTGCCCGGCCTGGCCCGGGCCATCGTGGCCAGCCCGGCCCGCCGCCTGGTCACCCTCAATCTGGGCACGGACAAGGAGACGCACGGGCTCTCCGCCGCCGGCCACCTCGTCACCCTGCAGCGCTACCTGCCCGAGTTGCGGGTGGACGCGGTGCTGGCCGACGTGAAATGGGCCGGCGAGCCGGAACCGGTGCGCGCGGCCGCCCAGCGGATGGGAGCCGAGCTGGTATTGGCACCCGTCGCCGTCGACGACGGGAGCCCACGGCATGATCCTGAGGCACTGGGTGTTGCACTGGTGCCAGTATTGGGCGCCGCTCGTTAA
- the rsgA gene encoding ribosome small subunit-dependent GTPase A, which yields MSYHLSQLGWDETFASAYRRFDRPDTAPGRVLRADRGISTVLTADGVTRASLGGNALIEAARDPSRLPCAGDWAVLRTWPDRRVTLELVLPRRTALIRRTADKDSSGQVLAANMDTVAVVEPIFPEPSDARVERLLALAWESGADPVLVLTKSDTARDPGAVARQLGELAPGVTVLPVSVQRGAGLGPLRELVAPGRTLALLGRSGAGKSTLANALAGTPVMPVQAIRDADGKGRHTTAYRNLITLPGGGCVVDTPGIRGVGLLDTGSGLDRAFADVLALAGRCRFDDCGHEAEPGCAVQAALADGSLPPRRLASWRKLHREVAVESGRRSARLATASRRRRH from the coding sequence ATGTCGTATCACCTGTCCCAGCTCGGCTGGGACGAGACCTTCGCATCCGCATATCGCCGCTTCGACCGCCCGGACACCGCCCCCGGCCGGGTGCTGCGCGCCGACCGGGGGATCAGCACCGTGCTGACCGCGGACGGCGTCACCCGTGCCAGCCTGGGCGGCAACGCGCTGATCGAGGCCGCCCGCGACCCGTCCCGGCTGCCCTGCGCCGGCGACTGGGCGGTGCTGCGCACCTGGCCGGACCGCCGGGTCACCCTGGAGCTGGTGCTGCCCCGGCGCACCGCGCTGATCCGGCGCACCGCCGACAAGGATTCCTCCGGCCAGGTCCTGGCCGCCAACATGGACACCGTCGCGGTGGTCGAGCCGATCTTCCCGGAGCCCAGCGACGCCCGGGTCGAGCGGCTGCTGGCCCTGGCCTGGGAGTCCGGCGCCGACCCGGTGCTGGTGCTGACCAAGAGCGACACCGCCCGCGATCCGGGCGCGGTGGCCCGGCAGCTCGGCGAGCTCGCGCCCGGCGTGACGGTCCTGCCGGTCAGCGTGCAGCGCGGCGCCGGCCTCGGCCCGTTGCGCGAGCTGGTCGCCCCGGGCCGCACCCTGGCCCTGCTGGGCCGCTCCGGCGCCGGCAAGTCCACCCTGGCCAACGCCCTGGCCGGCACCCCGGTCATGCCGGTGCAGGCGATCCGGGACGCGGACGGCAAGGGCCGGCACACCACGGCGTACCGCAATCTGATCACCCTGCCCGGCGGCGGCTGCGTGGTGGACACCCCGGGCATCCGCGGCGTCGGCCTGCTCGACACCGGCTCCGGGCTGGACCGGGCGTTCGCCGACGTGCTGGCGCTGGCCGGGCGCTGCCGCTTCGACGACTGCGGGCACGAGGCCGAGCCCGGGTGCGCCGTGCAGGCCGCGCTCGCCGACGGCTCGCTGCCCCCGCGGCGGCTGGCCAGCTGGCGCAAATTGCACCGCGAGGTGGCGGTGGAGAGCGGGCGCCGATCCGCGCGCCTGGCGACCGCCTCGCGGCGCCGGCGGCACTGA
- the whiA gene encoding DNA-binding protein WhiA has product MAMTAAVKDELSRVDVPKPCCRRAEMASLLRFAGGLHIVSGRVVVEAELDTGAVARRLRREIADVYGYPSEVHVLASGGLRKGSHYIVRIVKDGEALARQTGLLDVRGRPVRGLPPHVVSANVCCAVAAWRGAFMAHGSLTEPGRSSALEITCPGPEAALALRGAARRIGITAKEREVRGVDRVVIKDGDAIAALLTRIGAHSSVLAWEERRVRREVRATANRLANFDDANLRRSARAAVAAAARVTRALEILADEAPNHLTSAGQLRLEHRQASLEELGALADPPLTKDAIAGRIRRLLALADKRARDLGIPDTEAAVTPEMMAC; this is encoded by the coding sequence ATGGCGATGACGGCAGCGGTCAAAGACGAGCTGAGCCGGGTCGACGTGCCCAAGCCCTGCTGCCGCCGGGCGGAGATGGCGTCCCTGCTCCGGTTCGCCGGCGGCCTGCACATCGTCTCCGGCCGGGTGGTCGTCGAGGCCGAGCTGGACACCGGCGCGGTGGCGCGCCGGCTGCGCCGGGAGATCGCCGACGTGTACGGCTACCCCAGCGAGGTGCACGTGCTGGCCTCCGGTGGCCTGCGCAAGGGCAGCCACTACATCGTCCGGATCGTCAAGGACGGGGAGGCGCTGGCCCGCCAGACCGGGCTGCTGGACGTGCGCGGCCGTCCCGTCCGTGGCCTGCCGCCGCACGTGGTGTCGGCGAACGTCTGCTGCGCGGTGGCCGCCTGGCGCGGCGCGTTCATGGCGCACGGCTCACTGACCGAGCCGGGCCGCTCCAGCGCTCTGGAGATCACCTGTCCGGGGCCGGAGGCGGCGCTCGCCCTGCGCGGCGCGGCCCGCCGGATCGGGATCACCGCCAAGGAGCGGGAGGTCCGCGGCGTGGACCGGGTGGTGATCAAGGACGGGGACGCGATCGCCGCGCTGCTCACCCGGATCGGCGCGCACTCCAGTGTGCTGGCCTGGGAGGAGCGCCGGGTACGCCGCGAGGTGCGGGCCACCGCGAACCGCCTGGCGAACTTCGACGACGCGAACCTGCGGCGCTCGGCCCGTGCGGCGGTGGCCGCCGCGGCCCGCGTCACCCGCGCGCTGGAGATCCTCGCCGACGAGGCTCCGAACCACCTGACCTCGGCCGGGCAGCTGCGGCTGGAGCACCGGCAGGCGTCGCTGGAGGAGCTGGGCGCGCTGGCCGACCCGCCGCTGACCAAGGACGCCATCGCCGGGCGGATCCGGCGGCTGCTGGCGCTGGCCGACAAGCGGGCCCGTGATCTCGGCATCCCGGACACCGAGGCGGCCGTCACCCCGGAGATGATGGCCTGCTGA
- a CDS encoding Rieske (2Fe-2S) protein codes for MTDVQTGTGADTQVEQTGPASTRRVVLLGAGGLGAAAVLAACGTDTSGTNPNGSDFAADPAPAGSKGADAQGGSTGGGDSAAGAALALVADVPAGGGIIQGDYVITQPKQGTYKAFTKICTHQGCEVGEVKNGTINCPCHGAKFSIETGSPVSGPAQKPLAETKVKVDGDNIVAA; via the coding sequence ATGACTGACGTGCAGACCGGGACCGGCGCCGACACCCAGGTGGAGCAGACGGGCCCCGCTTCGACCCGCCGCGTCGTCCTGCTGGGCGCCGGCGGCCTCGGCGCCGCCGCGGTCCTGGCCGCCTGCGGCACCGACACCAGCGGCACCAACCCGAACGGCTCGGACTTCGCCGCCGATCCCGCCCCGGCCGGCAGCAAGGGCGCCGACGCGCAGGGCGGCAGCACCGGCGGCGGCGACTCCGCGGCGGGCGCGGCGCTCGCGCTGGTCGCCGACGTGCCCGCCGGTGGCGGCATCATCCAGGGCGACTACGTCATCACCCAGCCCAAGCAGGGCACCTACAAGGCGTTCACCAAGATCTGCACGCACCAGGGCTGCGAGGTCGGCGAGGTGAAGAACGGCACGATCAACTGCCCGTGCCACGGCGCGAAGTTCTCCATCGAGACCGGCTCCCCGGTCTCCGGCCCGGCGCAGAAGCCGCTCGCCGAGACCAAGGTCAAGGTGGACGGCGACAACATCGTCGCGGCCTGA
- the uvrC gene encoding excinuclease ABC subunit UvrC — protein MPDPSTYRPAPGTIPDAPGVYRFRDPAGRVIYVGKAKSLRNRLNSYFADVWSLHPRTQQMVTTAGSVDWVTVGTEVEALQLEFSWIKEFDPRFNVKYRDDKSYPFLAVTVNEEFPRLQVMRGAKRKGVRYFGPYSHAWAIRETLDLLLRVFPARTCSAGVFKRSSQIGRPCLLGYIGKCSAPCTGQVTAEQHRAIVDDFCDFMAGRTDTFVKRLERDMMRASDELEFERAARLRDDIAALRRAMEKQTVVLGDGTDADVVAFAEDPLEAAVQVFHVRDGRVRGQRGWVVDKVEELSTGDLVHHFCSQMYGGSQGEADVPRELLVPALPDDADALADWLSDHRGSRVSLRVPQRGDKRALMETVARNAGESLQRHKLRRAGDLTTRNRALEEIADALGLDSAPLRIECYDVSQIQGTDVVASMVVFEDGLARKAEYRRFAVRGNPDGSGMDDLSAMSEVMRRRFARYRAQAGAEAPRDLPDPDEAGEAPGELPGIDPLTGKPRRFAYPPQLVVVDGGQPQVNAVATVLAELGITDVALCGLAKRLEEVWLPGEDFPVILPRTSEALYLLQRLRDEAHRFAITFHRQRRSKRMTQSALDTVAGLGETRRKALLRHFGSVKRLAAATPEEIIEVPGIGRRTAEAVLAALNPPVAPDQTGTG, from the coding sequence GTGCCAGACCCGTCCACTTATCGCCCGGCGCCCGGTACCATCCCGGACGCTCCGGGCGTCTACCGCTTCCGCGATCCGGCCGGCCGGGTGATCTACGTCGGCAAGGCGAAGAGCCTGCGTAACCGGCTCAATTCGTACTTCGCCGACGTGTGGTCGCTGCACCCGCGCACCCAGCAGATGGTCACCACCGCCGGCAGCGTCGACTGGGTCACGGTCGGCACCGAGGTGGAGGCGTTGCAGCTGGAGTTCTCCTGGATCAAGGAGTTCGACCCACGCTTCAACGTCAAGTACCGCGACGACAAGTCGTACCCGTTCCTCGCCGTCACGGTGAACGAGGAGTTCCCCCGGCTGCAGGTGATGCGCGGGGCGAAACGCAAGGGTGTGCGCTACTTCGGGCCGTACTCGCACGCCTGGGCCATCCGCGAGACCCTGGACCTGCTGCTGCGGGTCTTCCCGGCGCGCACGTGCTCGGCCGGGGTGTTCAAGCGCAGCAGCCAGATCGGCCGCCCCTGCCTGCTGGGCTACATCGGCAAGTGCTCCGCCCCGTGCACCGGCCAGGTCACCGCCGAGCAGCACCGGGCCATCGTCGACGACTTCTGCGATTTCATGGCGGGCCGGACCGACACGTTCGTCAAGCGGCTGGAGCGCGACATGATGCGCGCCTCCGACGAGCTGGAGTTCGAGCGTGCCGCCCGGCTGCGTGACGACATCGCGGCGCTGCGCCGGGCCATGGAGAAACAGACCGTGGTGCTGGGCGACGGCACCGACGCCGACGTGGTGGCCTTCGCCGAGGACCCGCTGGAGGCCGCCGTCCAGGTGTTCCACGTCCGTGACGGCCGGGTTCGCGGCCAGCGCGGGTGGGTGGTGGACAAGGTCGAGGAGCTGAGCACCGGCGACCTGGTGCACCACTTCTGCAGCCAGATGTACGGCGGTTCGCAGGGCGAGGCCGACGTGCCCCGCGAGCTGCTGGTGCCGGCCCTGCCCGACGACGCCGACGCGCTCGCCGACTGGCTCTCCGACCACCGCGGCAGCCGGGTCAGCCTGCGCGTCCCGCAGCGTGGTGACAAGCGCGCCCTGATGGAGACCGTGGCGCGCAACGCCGGCGAGTCCCTGCAGCGGCACAAGCTGCGCCGGGCCGGTGACCTGACCACCCGCAACCGGGCGCTGGAGGAGATCGCCGACGCGCTGGGGCTGGACTCGGCGCCGCTGCGCATCGAGTGCTACGACGTCTCGCAGATCCAGGGCACCGACGTGGTCGCCTCGATGGTGGTCTTCGAGGACGGCCTGGCCCGCAAGGCGGAGTACCGCCGGTTCGCGGTCCGCGGCAACCCGGACGGCAGCGGGATGGACGACCTCTCCGCGATGAGCGAGGTGATGCGGCGCCGCTTCGCGCGCTACCGGGCGCAGGCCGGGGCGGAGGCGCCACGTGACCTGCCGGACCCGGACGAGGCCGGCGAGGCGCCCGGCGAGCTGCCCGGCATCGACCCGCTGACCGGCAAGCCGCGCCGGTTCGCGTACCCACCGCAGCTGGTCGTGGTGGACGGTGGCCAGCCGCAGGTGAACGCGGTCGCGACGGTGCTCGCCGAGCTCGGGATCACCGATGTGGCGCTGTGCGGGCTGGCCAAGCGGCTGGAGGAGGTGTGGCTGCCGGGCGAGGACTTCCCGGTCATCCTGCCGCGCACCTCCGAGGCGCTCTACCTGCTGCAACGGCTGCGTGACGAGGCGCACCGGTTCGCCATCACGTTCCACCGGCAGCGCCGCTCCAAGCGGATGACCCAGTCGGCGCTGGACACCGTCGCCGGCCTGGGGGAGACCCGGCGCAAGGCGCTGCTGCGGCACTTCGGTTCGGTGAAGCGGCTCGCGGCGGCCACCCCGGAGGAGATCATCGAGGTGCCGGGGATCGGCCGCCGGACCGCCGAGGCGGTGCTCGCCGCGTTGAACCCGCCGGTCGCCCCGGACCAGACCGGAACGGGCTGA